The following are encoded together in the Coturnix japonica isolate 7356 chromosome 8, Coturnix japonica 2.1, whole genome shotgun sequence genome:
- the PRG4 gene encoding proteoglycan 4 isoform X10, with translation MTTEATDALTTPKAEETTPEATEAPTTPKAEETTPEATEAPTTPGPEETTPEATEPPTTPKAEETTPEATEAPTTSKAEETTPEATEAPTTPKAEETTPEATEAPTTPKAEETTPEATEAPITPRVKDTTSKAIETVTPKIAEATSVATEALTTSTKVKGTTTKVTERPTTSKAEETTPKATDAPTTPKVEETTPKATDAPTTPKAEETTPKATDAPTTPKAEVTTPKATEAPTTKAYFPTTPKAEGKTASATKVPTTPSEKEVMLKATGAPVSLADSPTIPEFELSTAAATTVKQGTTTTYSKLLSKTDKSDRTTNPISMETSTKKETTKTDSTPKPTDIVTTTKRDAAVETTRAVPAVAECIIPSKDTTTGEKEMTTLATGTSYTTEKETEDSPEESPSFDKKEETTVIRGRTTTEKKDTIEEMFLVSRGTSKPDIHFQEITDTHDEPSPSSPETMPVEEAEINKPLIQTADLPVVSGGAEMGKADEKDLCSGKPADGMVALPNGTLAVFRGHYYWLLNGRMPPTTSPRRISEGWGIPSPIDAVFSRCNCDGKTFFIKGPLYWRFTNGVMDNGYPKPLANGFAGLTGKIKAALPVASYNGRPESVYFIKRDGNMQQYVYRQEPAKKCQRKARITIRYPAFVPRLVIRRRFQRAVGMPTVIQTVRINPYQSGVLRKEVKVTAYWRGLPKVIHSTISVPNYNKPDGYDYYAFSYNRYYSLDVGKRIARPVTALTGKTVSKDWYNCPEK, from the exons atgacCACTGAAGCCACGGATGCTCTGACTACACCCAAAGCTGAAGAGACAACTCCAGAAGCCACAGAAGCCCCAACAACACCCAAAGCTGAAGAGACAACTCCTGAAGCCACG GAAGCACCAACAACACCCGGACCTGAAGAGACAACTCCTGAAGCCACAGAACCACCAACAACACCCAAAGCTGAAGAGACAACTCCTGAAGCTACAGAGGCACCAACAACATCCAA AGCTGAAGAGACAACTCCTGAAGCCACAGAGGCACCAACAACACCCAAAGCTGAAGAGACAACTCCTGAAGCAACAGAAGCACCAACAACACCCAAAGCTGAAGAGACAACTCCTGAAGCCACAGAGGCCCCAATTACTCCCAGAGTCAAGGATACAACTTCTAAAGCCATAGAGACTGTAACCCCCAAAATTGCGGAAGCAACCTCTGTTGCGACGGAGGCACTGACAACCTCCACTAAAGTCAAAGGGACAACCACTAAAGTCACAGAGAGACCAACAACCTCTAAAGCTGAGGAGACAACCCCTAAAGCTACAGATGCACCAACAACTCCCAAAGTTGAGGAGACAACCCCTAAAGCTACAGATGCACCAACAACACCCAAAGCTGAGGAGACAACCCCTAAAGCTACAGATGCACCGACAACTCCCAAAGCTGAGGTGACAACTCCTAAAGCCACAGAGGCACCAACAACCAAGGCTTATTTTCCCACCACCCCCAAAGCTGAGGGGAAAACTGCAAGTGCCACAAAGGTGCCAACAACCCCCAGTGAGAAGGAAGTAATGCTTAAGGCCACAGGTGCTCCAGTATCCCTAGCTGACTCTCCCACCATTCCTGAATTTGAACTATCTACAGCTGCAGCCACAACTGTTAAACAAGGCACAACTACTACATACAGCAAACTACTAAGTAAAACTGATAAAAGTGACAGAACAACAAACCCTATTTCCATGGAGACATcaactaaaaaagaaacaaccaaaactGATTCAACTCCCAAACCCACGGATATTGTGACAACAACTAAAAGAGACGCAGCTGTGGAAACTACACGGGCTGTACCAGCAGTTGCTGAGTGCATAATTCCCTCTAAAGATACAACAACTGGTGAAAAAGAGATGACCACCCTCGCCACGGGTACTAGCTATactactgaaaaagaaacagaagattcCCCTGAAGAGTCCCCTAGCTttgacaagaaagaagaaactacaGTGATCAGAGGTAGAACaaccacagagaaaaaagacacgatagaagaaatgtttcttgtttctaGGGGGACATCAAAGCCCGACATACATTTCCAGGAGATTACTGACACACATGATGAGCCTTCTCCATCCAGCCCTGAAACTATGCCAGTAGAGGAGGCTGAGATAAACAAGCCTTTAATACAAACTGCAGACTTGCCAGTTGTATCCGGAGGAGCAGAAA TGGGGAAGGCTGATGAGAAGGACCTGTGCAGTGGGAAGCCGGCAGATGGCATGGTTGCCCTGCCCAATGGAACCCTGGCTGTCTTCAGAG GTCACTACTACTGGCTGCTGAATGGCAGGATGCCACCAACAACCAGCCCCCGCCGGATCAGTGAGGGCTGGGGCATCCCATCCCCCATCGATGCTGTCTTCTCCAGGTGCAACTGTGATGGCAAGACTTTCTTCATCAAG GGTCCTCTGTACTGGCGTTTCACTAATGGTGTAATGGATAACGGCTATCCCAAACCTCTCGCAAATGGATTTGCAGGGCTAACTGGGAAAATAAAGGCAGCCCTTCCAGTTGCAAGTTACAATGGAAGACCAgaatctgtttattttatcaAAAGAG ATGGCAACATGCAACAGTATGTATATAGGCAAGAACCAGCCAAGAAGTGCCAACGGAAAGCACGTATTACCATAAGATACCCAGCTTTTGTCCCGAGACTCGTAATAAGGAGACGCTTCCAACGTGCAGTAGGAATGCCAACAGTTATTCAGACTGTCAGAATCAATCCATATCAATCTG GAGTTTTGCGCAAGGAAGTCAAAGTGACTGCCTACTGGAGAGGGCTCCCCAAAGTCATCCATTCGACGATATCAGTACCCAACTACAATAAGCCAGACGGCTATGATTATTATGCGTTCTCTTACA
- the PRG4 gene encoding proteoglycan 4 isoform X6 has protein sequence MTTEATDALTTPKAEETTPEATEAPTTPKAEETTPEATEAPKTTKAEETTPEATEAPTTPKAEETTPEATEAPTTPKAEETTPEATEAPTTPKAEETTPEATEAPTTPGPEETTPEATEPPTTPKAEETTPEATEAPTTSKAEETTPEATEAPTTPKAEETTPEATEAPTTPKAEETTPEATEAPITPRVKDTTSKAIETVTPKIAEATSVATEALTTSTKVKGTTTKVTERPTTSKAEETTPKATDAPTTPKVEETTPKATDAPTTPKAEETTPKATDAPTTPKAEVTTPKATEAPTTKAYFPTTPKAEGKTASATKVPTTPSEKEVMLKATGAPVSLADSPTIPEFELSTAAATTVKQGTTTTYSKLLSKTDKSDRTTNPISMETSTKKETTKTDSTPKPTDIVTTTKRDAAVETTRAVPAVAECIIPSKDTTTGEKEMTTLATGTSYTTEKETEDSPEESPSFDKKEETTVIRGRTTTEKKDTIEEMFLVSRGTSKPDIHFQEITDTHDEPSPSSPETMPVEEAEINKPLIQTADLPVVSGGAEMGKADEKDLCSGKPADGMVALPNGTLAVFRGHYYWLLNGRMPPTTSPRRISEGWGIPSPIDAVFSRCNCDGKTFFIKGPLYWRFTNGVMDNGYPKPLANGFAGLTGKIKAALPVASYNGRPESVYFIKRDGNMQQYVYRQEPAKKCQRKARITIRYPAFVPRLVIRRRFQRAVGMPTVIQTVRINPYQSGVLRKEVKVTAYWRGLPKVIHSTISVPNYNKPDGYDYYAFSYNRYYSLDVGKRIARPVTALTGKTVSKDWYNCPEK, from the exons atgacCACTGAAGCCACGGATGCTCTGACTACACCCAAAGCTGAAGAGACAACTCCAGAAGCCACAGAAGCCCCAACAACACCCAAAGCTGAAGAGACAACTCCTGAAGCCACGGAGGCcccaaaaacaaccaaagctGAAGAGACTACTCCTGAAGCCACAGAAGCACCAACAACACCCAAAGCTGAAGAGACTACACCTGAAGCCACAGAGGCCCCAACAACACCCAAAGCTGAAGAGACAACTCCTGAAGCCACAGAGGCCCCAACAACACCCAAAGCTGAAGAGACAACTCCTGAAGCCACA GAAGCACCAACAACACCCGGACCTGAAGAGACAACTCCTGAAGCCACAGAACCACCAACAACACCCAAAGCTGAAGAGACAACTCCTGAAGCTACAGAGGCACCAACAACATCCAA AGCTGAAGAGACAACTCCTGAAGCCACAGAGGCACCAACAACACCCAAAGCTGAAGAGACAACTCCTGAAGCAACAGAAGCACCAACAACACCCAAAGCTGAAGAGACAACTCCTGAAGCCACAGAGGCCCCAATTACTCCCAGAGTCAAGGATACAACTTCTAAAGCCATAGAGACTGTAACCCCCAAAATTGCGGAAGCAACCTCTGTTGCGACGGAGGCACTGACAACCTCCACTAAAGTCAAAGGGACAACCACTAAAGTCACAGAGAGACCAACAACCTCTAAAGCTGAGGAGACAACCCCTAAAGCTACAGATGCACCAACAACTCCCAAAGTTGAGGAGACAACCCCTAAAGCTACAGATGCACCAACAACACCCAAAGCTGAGGAGACAACCCCTAAAGCTACAGATGCACCGACAACTCCCAAAGCTGAGGTGACAACTCCTAAAGCCACAGAGGCACCAACAACCAAGGCTTATTTTCCCACCACCCCCAAAGCTGAGGGGAAAACTGCAAGTGCCACAAAGGTGCCAACAACCCCCAGTGAGAAGGAAGTAATGCTTAAGGCCACAGGTGCTCCAGTATCCCTAGCTGACTCTCCCACCATTCCTGAATTTGAACTATCTACAGCTGCAGCCACAACTGTTAAACAAGGCACAACTACTACATACAGCAAACTACTAAGTAAAACTGATAAAAGTGACAGAACAACAAACCCTATTTCCATGGAGACATcaactaaaaaagaaacaaccaaaactGATTCAACTCCCAAACCCACGGATATTGTGACAACAACTAAAAGAGACGCAGCTGTGGAAACTACACGGGCTGTACCAGCAGTTGCTGAGTGCATAATTCCCTCTAAAGATACAACAACTGGTGAAAAAGAGATGACCACCCTCGCCACGGGTACTAGCTATactactgaaaaagaaacagaagattcCCCTGAAGAGTCCCCTAGCTttgacaagaaagaagaaactacaGTGATCAGAGGTAGAACaaccacagagaaaaaagacacgatagaagaaatgtttcttgtttctaGGGGGACATCAAAGCCCGACATACATTTCCAGGAGATTACTGACACACATGATGAGCCTTCTCCATCCAGCCCTGAAACTATGCCAGTAGAGGAGGCTGAGATAAACAAGCCTTTAATACAAACTGCAGACTTGCCAGTTGTATCCGGAGGAGCAGAAA TGGGGAAGGCTGATGAGAAGGACCTGTGCAGTGGGAAGCCGGCAGATGGCATGGTTGCCCTGCCCAATGGAACCCTGGCTGTCTTCAGAG GTCACTACTACTGGCTGCTGAATGGCAGGATGCCACCAACAACCAGCCCCCGCCGGATCAGTGAGGGCTGGGGCATCCCATCCCCCATCGATGCTGTCTTCTCCAGGTGCAACTGTGATGGCAAGACTTTCTTCATCAAG GGTCCTCTGTACTGGCGTTTCACTAATGGTGTAATGGATAACGGCTATCCCAAACCTCTCGCAAATGGATTTGCAGGGCTAACTGGGAAAATAAAGGCAGCCCTTCCAGTTGCAAGTTACAATGGAAGACCAgaatctgtttattttatcaAAAGAG ATGGCAACATGCAACAGTATGTATATAGGCAAGAACCAGCCAAGAAGTGCCAACGGAAAGCACGTATTACCATAAGATACCCAGCTTTTGTCCCGAGACTCGTAATAAGGAGACGCTTCCAACGTGCAGTAGGAATGCCAACAGTTATTCAGACTGTCAGAATCAATCCATATCAATCTG GAGTTTTGCGCAAGGAAGTCAAAGTGACTGCCTACTGGAGAGGGCTCCCCAAAGTCATCCATTCGACGATATCAGTACCCAACTACAATAAGCCAGACGGCTATGATTATTATGCGTTCTCTTACA
- the PRG4 gene encoding proteoglycan 4 isoform X9 — MTTEATDALTTPKAEETTPEATEAPTTPKAEETTPEATEAPKTTKAEETTPEATEAPTTPKAEETTPEATEAPTTPKAEETTPEATEAPTTPKAEETTPEATEAPTTPKAEETTPEATEAPTTPKAEETTPEATEAPITPRVKDTTSKAIETVTPKIAEATSVATEALTTSTKVKGTTTKVTERPTTSKAEETTPKATDAPTTPKVEETTPKATDAPTTPKAEETTPKATDAPTTPKAEVTTPKATEAPTTKAYFPTTPKAEGKTASATKVPTTPSEKEVMLKATGAPVSLADSPTIPEFELSTAAATTVKQGTTTTYSKLLSKTDKSDRTTNPISMETSTKKETTKTDSTPKPTDIVTTTKRDAAVETTRAVPAVAECIIPSKDTTTGEKEMTTLATGTSYTTEKETEDSPEESPSFDKKEETTVIRGRTTTEKKDTIEEMFLVSRGTSKPDIHFQEITDTHDEPSPSSPETMPVEEAEINKPLIQTADLPVVSGGAEMGKADEKDLCSGKPADGMVALPNGTLAVFRGHYYWLLNGRMPPTTSPRRISEGWGIPSPIDAVFSRCNCDGKTFFIKGPLYWRFTNGVMDNGYPKPLANGFAGLTGKIKAALPVASYNGRPESVYFIKRDGNMQQYVYRQEPAKKCQRKARITIRYPAFVPRLVIRRRFQRAVGMPTVIQTVRINPYQSGVLRKEVKVTAYWRGLPKVIHSTISVPNYNKPDGYDYYAFSYNRYYSLDVGKRIARPVTALTGKTVSKDWYNCPEK; from the exons atgacCACTGAAGCCACGGATGCTCTGACTACACCCAAAGCTGAAGAGACAACTCCAGAAGCCACAGAAGCCCCAACAACACCCAAAGCTGAAGAGACAACTCCTGAAGCCACGGAGGCcccaaaaacaaccaaagctGAAGAGACTACTCCTGAAGCCACAGAAGCACCAACAACACCCAAAGCTGAAGAGACTACACCTGAAGCCACAGAGGCCCCAACAACACCCAAAGCTGAAGAGACAACTCCTGAAGCCACAGAGGCCCCAACAACACCCAAAGCTGAAGAGACAACTCCTGAAGCCACAGAG GCACCAACAACACCCAAAGCTGAAGAGACAACTCCTGAAGCAACAGAAGCACCAACAACACCCAAAGCTGAAGAGACAACTCCTGAAGCCACAGAGGCCCCAATTACTCCCAGAGTCAAGGATACAACTTCTAAAGCCATAGAGACTGTAACCCCCAAAATTGCGGAAGCAACCTCTGTTGCGACGGAGGCACTGACAACCTCCACTAAAGTCAAAGGGACAACCACTAAAGTCACAGAGAGACCAACAACCTCTAAAGCTGAGGAGACAACCCCTAAAGCTACAGATGCACCAACAACTCCCAAAGTTGAGGAGACAACCCCTAAAGCTACAGATGCACCAACAACACCCAAAGCTGAGGAGACAACCCCTAAAGCTACAGATGCACCGACAACTCCCAAAGCTGAGGTGACAACTCCTAAAGCCACAGAGGCACCAACAACCAAGGCTTATTTTCCCACCACCCCCAAAGCTGAGGGGAAAACTGCAAGTGCCACAAAGGTGCCAACAACCCCCAGTGAGAAGGAAGTAATGCTTAAGGCCACAGGTGCTCCAGTATCCCTAGCTGACTCTCCCACCATTCCTGAATTTGAACTATCTACAGCTGCAGCCACAACTGTTAAACAAGGCACAACTACTACATACAGCAAACTACTAAGTAAAACTGATAAAAGTGACAGAACAACAAACCCTATTTCCATGGAGACATcaactaaaaaagaaacaaccaaaactGATTCAACTCCCAAACCCACGGATATTGTGACAACAACTAAAAGAGACGCAGCTGTGGAAACTACACGGGCTGTACCAGCAGTTGCTGAGTGCATAATTCCCTCTAAAGATACAACAACTGGTGAAAAAGAGATGACCACCCTCGCCACGGGTACTAGCTATactactgaaaaagaaacagaagattcCCCTGAAGAGTCCCCTAGCTttgacaagaaagaagaaactacaGTGATCAGAGGTAGAACaaccacagagaaaaaagacacgatagaagaaatgtttcttgtttctaGGGGGACATCAAAGCCCGACATACATTTCCAGGAGATTACTGACACACATGATGAGCCTTCTCCATCCAGCCCTGAAACTATGCCAGTAGAGGAGGCTGAGATAAACAAGCCTTTAATACAAACTGCAGACTTGCCAGTTGTATCCGGAGGAGCAGAAA TGGGGAAGGCTGATGAGAAGGACCTGTGCAGTGGGAAGCCGGCAGATGGCATGGTTGCCCTGCCCAATGGAACCCTGGCTGTCTTCAGAG GTCACTACTACTGGCTGCTGAATGGCAGGATGCCACCAACAACCAGCCCCCGCCGGATCAGTGAGGGCTGGGGCATCCCATCCCCCATCGATGCTGTCTTCTCCAGGTGCAACTGTGATGGCAAGACTTTCTTCATCAAG GGTCCTCTGTACTGGCGTTTCACTAATGGTGTAATGGATAACGGCTATCCCAAACCTCTCGCAAATGGATTTGCAGGGCTAACTGGGAAAATAAAGGCAGCCCTTCCAGTTGCAAGTTACAATGGAAGACCAgaatctgtttattttatcaAAAGAG ATGGCAACATGCAACAGTATGTATATAGGCAAGAACCAGCCAAGAAGTGCCAACGGAAAGCACGTATTACCATAAGATACCCAGCTTTTGTCCCGAGACTCGTAATAAGGAGACGCTTCCAACGTGCAGTAGGAATGCCAACAGTTATTCAGACTGTCAGAATCAATCCATATCAATCTG GAGTTTTGCGCAAGGAAGTCAAAGTGACTGCCTACTGGAGAGGGCTCCCCAAAGTCATCCATTCGACGATATCAGTACCCAACTACAATAAGCCAGACGGCTATGATTATTATGCGTTCTCTTACA
- the PRG4 gene encoding proteoglycan 4 isoform X8: protein MTTEATDALTTPKAEETTPEATEAPTTPKAEETTPEATEAPKTTKAEETTPEATEAPTTPKAEETTPEATEAPTTPKAEETTPEATEAPTTPKAEETTPEATEATTTLKAEETTPEATEAPTTPKAEETTPEATEAPTTPKAEETTPEATEAPITPRVKDTTSKAIETVTPKIAEATSVATEALTTSTKVKGTTTKVTERPTTSKAEETTPKATDAPTTPKVEETTPKATDAPTTPKAEETTPKATDAPTTPKAEVTTPKATEAPTTKAYFPTTPKAEGKTASATKVPTTPSEKEVMLKATGAPVSLADSPTIPEFELSTAAATTVKQGTTTTYSKLLSKTDKSDRTTNPISMETSTKKETTKTDSTPKPTDIVTTTKRDAAVETTRAVPAVAECIIPSKDTTTGEKEMTTLATGTSYTTEKETEDSPEESPSFDKKEETTVIRGRTTTEKKDTIEEMFLVSRGTSKPDIHFQEITDTHDEPSPSSPETMPVEEAEINKPLIQTADLPVVSGGAEMGKADEKDLCSGKPADGMVALPNGTLAVFRGHYYWLLNGRMPPTTSPRRISEGWGIPSPIDAVFSRCNCDGKTFFIKGPLYWRFTNGVMDNGYPKPLANGFAGLTGKIKAALPVASYNGRPESVYFIKRDGNMQQYVYRQEPAKKCQRKARITIRYPAFVPRLVIRRRFQRAVGMPTVIQTVRINPYQSGVLRKEVKVTAYWRGLPKVIHSTISVPNYNKPDGYDYYAFSYNRYYSLDVGKRIARPVTALTGKTVSKDWYNCPEK from the exons atgacCACTGAAGCCACGGATGCTCTGACTACACCCAAAGCTGAAGAGACAACTCCAGAAGCCACAGAAGCCCCAACAACACCCAAAGCTGAAGAGACAACTCCTGAAGCCACGGAGGCcccaaaaacaaccaaagctGAAGAGACTACTCCTGAAGCCACAGAAGCACCAACAACACCCAAAGCTGAAGAGACTACACCTGAAGCCACAGAGGCCCCAACAACACCCAAAGCTGAAGAGACAACTCCTGAAGCCACAGAGGCCCCAACAACACCCAAAGCTGAAGAGACAACTCCTGAAGCCACAGAGGCAACAACAACACTCAA AGCTGAAGAGACAACTCCTGAAGCCACAGAGGCACCAACAACACCCAAAGCTGAAGAGACAACTCCTGAAGCAACAGAAGCACCAACAACACCCAAAGCTGAAGAGACAACTCCTGAAGCCACAGAGGCCCCAATTACTCCCAGAGTCAAGGATACAACTTCTAAAGCCATAGAGACTGTAACCCCCAAAATTGCGGAAGCAACCTCTGTTGCGACGGAGGCACTGACAACCTCCACTAAAGTCAAAGGGACAACCACTAAAGTCACAGAGAGACCAACAACCTCTAAAGCTGAGGAGACAACCCCTAAAGCTACAGATGCACCAACAACTCCCAAAGTTGAGGAGACAACCCCTAAAGCTACAGATGCACCAACAACACCCAAAGCTGAGGAGACAACCCCTAAAGCTACAGATGCACCGACAACTCCCAAAGCTGAGGTGACAACTCCTAAAGCCACAGAGGCACCAACAACCAAGGCTTATTTTCCCACCACCCCCAAAGCTGAGGGGAAAACTGCAAGTGCCACAAAGGTGCCAACAACCCCCAGTGAGAAGGAAGTAATGCTTAAGGCCACAGGTGCTCCAGTATCCCTAGCTGACTCTCCCACCATTCCTGAATTTGAACTATCTACAGCTGCAGCCACAACTGTTAAACAAGGCACAACTACTACATACAGCAAACTACTAAGTAAAACTGATAAAAGTGACAGAACAACAAACCCTATTTCCATGGAGACATcaactaaaaaagaaacaaccaaaactGATTCAACTCCCAAACCCACGGATATTGTGACAACAACTAAAAGAGACGCAGCTGTGGAAACTACACGGGCTGTACCAGCAGTTGCTGAGTGCATAATTCCCTCTAAAGATACAACAACTGGTGAAAAAGAGATGACCACCCTCGCCACGGGTACTAGCTATactactgaaaaagaaacagaagattcCCCTGAAGAGTCCCCTAGCTttgacaagaaagaagaaactacaGTGATCAGAGGTAGAACaaccacagagaaaaaagacacgatagaagaaatgtttcttgtttctaGGGGGACATCAAAGCCCGACATACATTTCCAGGAGATTACTGACACACATGATGAGCCTTCTCCATCCAGCCCTGAAACTATGCCAGTAGAGGAGGCTGAGATAAACAAGCCTTTAATACAAACTGCAGACTTGCCAGTTGTATCCGGAGGAGCAGAAA TGGGGAAGGCTGATGAGAAGGACCTGTGCAGTGGGAAGCCGGCAGATGGCATGGTTGCCCTGCCCAATGGAACCCTGGCTGTCTTCAGAG GTCACTACTACTGGCTGCTGAATGGCAGGATGCCACCAACAACCAGCCCCCGCCGGATCAGTGAGGGCTGGGGCATCCCATCCCCCATCGATGCTGTCTTCTCCAGGTGCAACTGTGATGGCAAGACTTTCTTCATCAAG GGTCCTCTGTACTGGCGTTTCACTAATGGTGTAATGGATAACGGCTATCCCAAACCTCTCGCAAATGGATTTGCAGGGCTAACTGGGAAAATAAAGGCAGCCCTTCCAGTTGCAAGTTACAATGGAAGACCAgaatctgtttattttatcaAAAGAG ATGGCAACATGCAACAGTATGTATATAGGCAAGAACCAGCCAAGAAGTGCCAACGGAAAGCACGTATTACCATAAGATACCCAGCTTTTGTCCCGAGACTCGTAATAAGGAGACGCTTCCAACGTGCAGTAGGAATGCCAACAGTTATTCAGACTGTCAGAATCAATCCATATCAATCTG GAGTTTTGCGCAAGGAAGTCAAAGTGACTGCCTACTGGAGAGGGCTCCCCAAAGTCATCCATTCGACGATATCAGTACCCAACTACAATAAGCCAGACGGCTATGATTATTATGCGTTCTCTTACA